The Halichondria panicea chromosome 10, odHalPani1.1, whole genome shotgun sequence region ACCAGAGTTGTTGAGCTGTACCGAGTCGGCACACAGCATGGCTGTTTGGCTGTTTGAACGAGGCCGTTCACATTGTGAGGATCATCTTTAAATACTGCATAAGCCCCAGCCATAATATTTGCATGATTAGTTCCAAGTTGGTGATTTCCAGTCAGAGTGTTATGAGAACAAGATCCTATGCACTGTCTAGCGTTGTACATCCTGGGAGAGACAATATAATCGAGATACAGTTGTGCAAAAGAGACCATATAGTTCTCAACTTTACATGATGAACTTCTCTTGGCACGGTTACCATTGGCCTGAGGAAATTCATTGTCTGATCGCTCTTCTTCAGCTGTGGCTGTTTCGTTATAGACTATTTCCTTGACGTATGCATCATTGAAGAACATAAGAAAGAGTGGTTGGAATGATTCATGGCGTTGTCTTCGCCTTGCATTTGACAGTTGTATTTCAGTGGGGTCAATAAAGATTGCTGGCACTTTCTTAACAGTTTTGCAGTCAACGCTGAGATTGACGGTAAATTCAAGATCGTAATTGGAAGAGGTGGGGGGCCAAAGTTGCTTCACTCCTTCAGTTACCTCTAGTTCCAGCCAAGAGGTTGACATGGTCACTTGCACTCGTTCACTTCCAGCTGCATACTTCGTTTTCTCCCCCAAGAGTTGAACTTCAATATCGATGTCTATTGTAGTTGGATCAGTTTTCATGAGTCTACGAATGGGTTTCAGATATGCCCTAAGGATGGATTTTTGCACAGGTAGGCTTTCTCCTTTTGTAACCGACTTCCAGTTGAAGATGAAACGATTTTGCACAGTGCATTTTGCTGGAGATCTTGGCTTGGGTCTGTAGGCTTTGTGAAGCATGTCTGTAAATAGAGAAATTCCTCATTAACATCCATCACTGCACatcaatacaattacttgtaTTGTTTATTGCTTGTACGTCATGTAAGATAAAAAGGCTCATGCAGTCAGTCATGCATCAGTGCATACTCAAGTGGCAAAACATGCACAAAGAAACAAAGTACATACCTCTGTCCATCATGCACCAGACACTAGTAGGGTCATCTTCATGCTCAAACATAGGACTTCCCTCACTGTCAGAATATTTCTCTCTCAGTTGTGTCATGTATTCGATTGCTCCAGAAGATGAAGGGTCGAGTTCAGAAACTTTTCTTTTTGGTCTCTCCAAAATGTCTGATGGCAAATCTTGCAGTATTGCTGCAGTCCTACTGCTGGTGCACGATGCATTGCTGATGATAAGGACAGTTAATAGAAGATAGCAGATTGAGTTGTTGAAGACATCCATTTAGCTTGTTGGTTGATTGCACAGGTATGACCACAAATCAATGGTTCGCTGCCTTTATAGGGAAATTCCCGAAGATCCGCCCACATAATTTTAAGATGATACagatcaggagtgcatgaatggaTATGATACAGACAATGCAGTATTAGAGCTATCTATATCAACACTAGGATCTAGGAACGTGCATTCAACATCATCTACATATCAGTCTTTAAAAATCATATTAGATCTGTTGTCAACTTTGGAAGCCTTGTCTTCGTAATTGTCACAGTATAGTAATCGAAACAGTGCAGCGGAGCCGGAGGGCTACTATGCATGAAATACATCTTCAAAGGTTACACATCAGTGACTACAAGTCAAGACTGTCATCTTCAAATAATCATGTTGCCCCTATTAGTTGGATCTACAAGACCTTGTATTCATGATTAAATGCCTTAAAGATCCTCTAGATACAATTCACCAGTAGATAAACTTTGTCACTAACAAGAGCAGGGACAAACAAAATGATGTGGAATAATTTGACGGTGCATAAGCGCATACAAGTAAAGTTCGCTTTAGGGAACATTTTGAACTGAACTTTGCATTCCAGTAATTTGTGTTATTTGTGCCCTACAAGTGTTTGAGTCTAACTGTTATTTAATTGGTTCAGTCTATTGGTCACCTCACTTCGTCAATATTTTTGTTGTTCACATTTTTCACATGTCTCACTGTCACTGCAAAGTTCGTTGTAAAGCAAATGTTATTATTAAAACTGGGGAAATCCCCTTAGTACACCCCCCATTACATATCTAGTAACAACTGACTtgcatggtataataattattactctgGATAAAGGCGTACAGTTTATAGTCTGATAAATTATTTCCTGATATCTGACAGGCCTCCCGATAGCGGCTCATATTGACAGTCAATATTTCTCTACCCTTATACGATATAccgtgcatgcacacatggtgTATCCAATGTCTTTTTTCACACTACTATTATAGACTATATATAACACTCTGTCCAAATTCCTCAGCGACAGCAGATCTTATAGCAATCGGATAGTAGCTACATTTCTGGTATAAGTTTCATGAGTTTGTAAACTGTAAAGTATTAAGTTTCTCTAGTGGAAATAAGTCATCAACACACAATCACAATACATGCTTAGTTCTATACAGTGAACAAATTTTGAATGAGATGGATGGATATAATATAATCATAAGCTATATTTAATGACAGAGTGATTAAATTAATGTCTATAGATAAATGCTGCATGTACTCAGTACAATAGGGAAAAAGTGATTAAATGACAGAACAAGAAGTGATCTTATAAGAGTCCGTCTACCTGCAAGAGCACTCGGTAACCTTCATGTTTGGAAAAAGTTGAGTCACGAGGCCAGTGTTAACTATGCGAACAATGTATACTGAAGCATATCTAATCGGAGTGCAGCAAGGATCTTTGTGGGTCTGATCCTCCATCAAAATAGTTGCGTTTTCTTCAGTACCAAATATACCTGCGTCCCCAAGATATTTTGCACTGGCAATAATCCTGGCATGATTTGTTGCGTCATTGTGCTGAAGGATACCGTAGTGTGAACAGTCCCCGACACATTGACGAATATTGATTTCTGTGGGCCAAAGTATACTGTCAAGAAACAGCTCAGCAAAGTTGATCATAAACGTCTTTGGTTCGCAAGTAGATGCGGCTGCCTGTCTTCGACGACGATCTTCTATCGGTTTAGTGGTTTTAGTAATATCTGCACCGTCTATGGTTTCTAGTACTTCTTCCACTTTCAATAAGTCTTCCTCCTTCAGTTTTTGCTTGATGACTTGGTCTTCAAGGTACACAACGAGCAGGCTCTGTAGCCTAGTGTACCTCTCACGACGCTTTGTTTTGGAAAGCACTACTTCTGCTGGATTGATAAATTGAAAAGGAACCTTTGTGTGATGGATGCAATCAACTTCCATCCTCAGTGTGACTTCAATAATAGGTAGCTGGTTACAGGTAGGCGACCAGATGGACAGGATTGAGGGTGTTAGGTCAAGTTCTAACCATCCATTCGATTTATTTGTTACGTTGATCATTTGCACAAATTGAAACGAGCCCTGCGTAGTATTAGAAGAGTCGTCAGCTGTCATGTTCTTATGGAAAAGTTGCAACGAAACACTTATGTTGACTGGAATGATTTCATCATCTATGATGAACCTGTTGATAACTTCCATGTACGGTCGGATGATAGATTTGTTCAATGCAACGGACATAGTGTTAGCAACAGACTCCCAGTCAAAAAGGAACCTTCCAATTGCTCCACATTTTCCTCCTTCTCCAGTGGGCTTAGCTCTGTACTCCTTATCAACAACAGCTACAAGGAAAAAAGACCAATAAATATAATTGTTTTCATGGAGCAGTGTCTtgtatatctatatataaaCAGTAACTGCTgatattattgcatgcatgctgaataCAATCAAAACAAAATGTTTACCTTTATCAGCAAAGCACCAGACAGTAGTTGGTGCAGTATCCAAGTTCTTGGGTATTCCTTCAGTGTCTGCAATATTAGTACCGACTTCAGTCATATAGTCCAGAGCTGTTGCCTCAAATTGAGGTGATGATGCACTGCATTGTAGTATTACTGCAAAGACCACAACAGCCAAGCAGCTTTTGACAGAGCTCATGTTCATTTTCCACAGTTCAGGCTTTCAGCAGGTTTGCAGATGTTCTTCTCCAACAACAGGAACAGGTTGAGTATATAGATCTCTGTTCTGCAGCAACTTATATACCCAGCAAGGAGCTCATTTTACCACAACACATGCTTGTGGTCAAAAAAGAGGATTAGAATATCTACGGTATATCACTGATATGTACACAAACCCTGAAGGAAACTCACCATGACAATCAAAATGCCTCAAGACTGGTTTACTTCATTTAAAATTCAGTCATGGAGCAGAAATGGAAGACTTAGAAGAGATCAAAGGAGGGTTCCTTGATTTGTTTGTGAGGAGTACCTCAGCTGAAAACAATGTTACTAACACAAGTGGGACCCAGAGTGAACACGGTGGCCATAGCAATACCGGCACTGTCCTCTTCTTGTTCACGTCTTTTGCCGTTGGAGGTGAGTTATTATTCATTGATGAAAATTTACCCACATCTTTAATTAATACAGCTCTTGTGAGACATGTTTTGAAGCAAACTCCAATTCCTTACACGGTCATTTTGATCTGTCTTGGACTAGCGTTTGGTGCTGCATCAAATGCAGCAGCACTTTATGACACCCTCGTTGACTTCACATCCATAGCACGTATTGATCCTCACCTGATGCAGTTTGTTTTTCTACCTATTCTAATTTTTGAGTCAGCCTTTGTCATGGACGTGCACACTTTCAAGAAAACAATCGCCCAAGCTCTCATTTTAGCAGGACCTGGACTAATGGCCTCGACGGCCCTGACTGCAGTCATTGTTAAGTTTGTATTTATGTTTGACTGGTCGTGGGTGGCTGCTCTTGTGTTTGGTGCTATCGTGAGTGCTACTGACCCAGTTGCTGTGGTTGCAATTCTCAAAGATGTTGGTAAGAGAGTCAGAAATTAACATTCCCTAAaattacattattattatgttgggTTCTGTTCTATACGTAGGTGCATCCAAACAGCTTGGCACTATCATTGAAGGAGAATCACTGTTGAATGACGGTGCTGCTATTGTGCTCTTCAATGTTCTACTGTATGAGCTGATTCCTGGTCAAAGTCAAACTGGTATGTTACCTATAATATGCAATCACAGATAA contains the following coding sequences:
- the LOC135342441 gene encoding uncharacterized protein LOC135342441 yields the protein MNMSSVKSCLAVVVFAVILQCSASSPQFEATALDYMTEVGTNIADTEGIPKNLDTAPTTVWCFADKAVVDKEYRAKPTGEGGKCGAIGRFLFDWESVANTMSVALNKSIIRPYMEVINRFIIDDEIIPVNISVSLQLFHKNMTADDSSNTTQGSFQFVQMINVTNKSNGWLELDLTPSILSIWSPTCNQLPIIEVTLRMEVDCIHHTKVPFQFINPAEVVLSKTKRRERYTRLQSLLVVYLEDQVIKQKLKEEDLLKVEEVLETIDGADITKTTKPIEDRRRRQAAASTCEPKTFMINFAELFLDSILWPTEINIRQCVGDCSHYGILQHNDATNHARIIASAKYLGDAGIFGTEENATILMEDQTHKDPCCTPIRYASVYIVRIVNTGLVTQLFPNMKVTECSCRMDVFNNSICYLLLTVLIISNASCTSSRTAAILQDLPSDILERPKRKVSELDPSSSGAIEYMTQLREKYSDSEGSPMFEHEDDPTSVWCMMDRDMLHKAYRPKPRSPAKCTVQNRFIFNWKSVTKGESLPVQKSILRAYLKPIRRLMKTDPTTIDIDIEVQLLGEKTKYAAGSERVQVTMSTSWLELEVTEGVKQLWPPTSSNYDLEFTVNLSVDCKTVKKVPAIFIDPTEIQLSNARRRQRHESFQPLFLMFFNDAYVKEIVYNETATAEEERSDNEFPQANGNRAKRSSSCKVENYMVSFAQLYLDYIVSPRMYNARQCIGSCSHNTLTGNHQLGTNHANIMAGAYAVFKDDPHNVNGLVQTAKQPCCVPTRYSSTTLVVNVGGSLDYKVYPAMRVSECGCR